The sequence GTTACAGCGATAGAGAATTGAAAAGAATAATTCCTGTTGTTGATAAGATTGAAGCTTTGGAGCCAAAAATAAAGGAACTGACTGACGAAAAGCTAAAAGGAATGACTGCAGAGTTCAAAGCAAGACTGGAAAAGGGTGAAACTCTGGATGATATATTGCCTGAGGCCTTTGCTGTAGTAAGGGAAGCCTCTAGAAGAGTGTTGGGGATGAGGCATTTCAGGGTTCAGCTTATAGGTGGTAT comes from Syntrophales bacterium and encodes:
- the secA gene encoding preprotein translocase subunit SecA (functions in protein export; can interact with acidic membrane phospholipids and the SecYEG protein complex; binds to preproteins; binds to ATP and undergoes a conformational change to promote membrane insertion of SecA/bound preprotein; ATP hydrolysis appears to drive release of the preprotein from SecA and deinsertion of SecA from the membrane; additional proteins SecD/F/YajC aid SecA recycling; exists in an equilibrium between monomers and dimers; may possibly form higher order oligomers; proteins in this cluster correspond SecA1; SecA2 is not essential and seems to play a role in secretion of a subset of proteins); the encoded protein is MKKIIEKIIGSYSDRELKRIIPVVDKIEALEPKIKELTDEKLKGMTAEFKARLEKGETLDDILPEAFAVVREASRRVLGMRHFRVQLIGG